Proteins from a single region of Punica granatum isolate Tunisia-2019 chromosome 8, ASM765513v2, whole genome shotgun sequence:
- the LOC116189016 gene encoding BTB/POZ domain-containing protein At1g03010-like isoform X1: MGVVTIGELSLKPGISGKIRTFRPSSSVQHATEWPISDVSSDLTIEVGTSNFALHKVNCSYFHSLFGSNLHYHVLICAHWQFPLVSRSGRIRKLLLESKDAKISRVSLPAVPGGPEAFELAAKFCYGINIEITLSNIAMLRCVAHYLEMTEEFSDKNLETRTEAYLKNSVLPDIANSISVLHHCESLLPVSEEINLVPRLISAIANIACKEQLTSGLSKLEHKQVLAIEPETPLNWWGKSLAVLSLDFFQRVLSAVKSKGLKQDMISKILINYAQNSLQGLFVRDPQLGKGSSLMDVELQKKQRLIVEAIVGLLPTQSRKSLVPMAFLSSLLKTAIVSSASTSCRSDLERRIGLQLDQAILEDILIPINPNHGTHHSTIMYDTDSVLRIFSIFLNLDDDYDDEDTHTLPRDESEMAYDFDSPGSPKQSSIIKVSKLLDNYLAEIALESNLLQSKFIALAELLPDHARVVSDGLYRAVDIFLKVHPNLKDTERYRLCKTIDCQKLSQEACSHAAQNERLPVQMAVQVLYFEQIRLRNAMNGAGGGGGSHNQFLFGAVHGQFQQRSASGAGSGAISPRDNYASVRRENRELKLEVARMRMRLTDLEKDHVSMKQELIKPHQGNKIFRSFAKKLSKLNSLFRLNGIRPLIGGKPSSEPRLPFQKRRRHSVS; encoded by the exons ATGGGAGTTGTTACGATCGGTGAATTGAGTTTGAAGCCCGGCATTTCAGGGAAGATCAGGACATTCCGGCCGAGTTCTAGTGTCCAGCACGCCACCGAATG GCCGATCTCTGATGTTTCGAGCGATCTCACTATCGAAGTCGGGACTTCGAACTTTGCTCTCCACAAAGTAAACTGCTCCTACTTTCACTCTCTGTTTGGTTCTAACTTGCATTATCATGTGCTAATTTGCGCGCACTGGCAGTTCCCGCTTGTCTCTCGGAGTGGAAGGATCCGGAAACTGTTATTAGAATCGAAAGATGCAAAGATCTCAAGGGTAAGTCTCCCGGCAGTCCCGGGCGGACCAGAGGCATTCGAGCTTGCTGCAAAATTCTGCTATGGGATCAACATAGAGATCACACTATCAAACATTGCCATGTTACGTTGTGTGGCACATTACCTAGAAATGACCGAGGAGTTCTCGGACAAGAACCTCGAAACCCGAACCGAAGCATACCTAAAGAACTCCGTGTTGCCAGATATAGCAAATTCTATATCAGTCCTCCATCATTGCGAATCTCTCTTGCCCGTGTCTGAGGAAATTAACCTCGTCCCGAGGCTGATTAGTGCGATAGCAAATATCGCTTGCAAGGAGCAGCTGACTTCGGGTTTGTCCAAACTCGAGCACAAACAGGTCCTGGCCATAGAACCAGAAACGCCATTGAACTGGTGGGGGAAGTCCCTTGCGGTGCTAAGCCTCGATTTCTTCCAGCGGGTCCTCTCGGCGGTTAAATCGAAGGGCCTAAAGCAGGACATGATCAGCAAGATCCTGATCAACTATGCCCAGAACTCTCTTCAGGGTCTCTTTGTGAGGGACCCGCAATTGGGCAAAGGAAGCAGCCTCATGGACGTGGAGCTGCAAAAAAAGCAAAGGCTCATTGTGGAGGCGATCGTTGGCCTGTTGCCGACCCAGTCCCGGAAAAGCCTGGTCCCGATGGCATTCTTATCGAGCCTGCTCAAGACCGCTATCGTGTCCTCGGCCTCCACCTCCTGCAGGTCAGACCTGGAGAGGCGGATTGGTCTCCAGCTTGATCAGGCAATCCTAGAGGACATCCTCATTCCCATAAACCCGAACCACGGGACACACCACAGTACCATTATGTATGACACGGACTCGGTCCTCAGGATCTTCTCAATTTTCCTCAACTTGGATGATGACTACGATGACGAGGACACTCATACTCTCCCAAGGGATGAGAGTGAGATGGCCTATGATTTCGATAGCCCTGGGTCCCCGAAGCAGAGCTCGATCATTAAGGTATCGAAACTATTGGACAATTATCTGGCAGAAATTGCTCTTGAATCGAATCTCCTACAGTCCAAGTTCATTGCACTAGCAGAGCTACTCCCAGACCATGCTCGAGTTGTGAGCGATGGGCTTTATCGGGCGGTCGATATCTTCCTGAAA GTTCATCCGAATCTTAAGGACACGGAGCGGTACAGGCTCTGCAAGACCATCGACTGCCAGAAACTGTCCCAGGAAGCCTGTAGTCATGCAGCGCAGAACGAGAGGTTACCAGTGCAAATGGCAGTGCAAGTCCTATACTTCGAGCAAATCCGCCTCCGGAACGCAATGAACGGGGCAGGTGGAGGAGGTGGCAGCCACAACCAGTTCCTCTTTGGGGCGGTTCATGGGCAGTTTCAGCAGCGGTCAGCCAGCGGGGCTGGCAGCGGGGCAATATCCCCAAGGGACAACTATGCATCAGTGAGGCGGGAGAACCGGGAGCTTAAGCTCGAGGTCGCGAGGATGAGAATGAGACTGACCGACTTGGAGAAGGACCACGTCTCGATGAAGCAGGAGCTCATCAAGCCCCACCAAGGGAACAAGATATTCAGGTCGTTCGCGAAAAAATTGAGCAAGCTTAACTCGCTGTTCCGATTGAACGGGATCAGGCCCCTAATTGGAGGGAAGCCGAGTTCCGAGCCTCGGCTCCCATTCCAAAAGCGCAGGCGTCACTCCGTCTCATGA
- the LOC116189128 gene encoding OVARIAN TUMOR DOMAIN-containing deubiquitinating enzyme 5, with the protein MEDPQGTESVLADKLPENVPEKKEETRDDMLSRHRKEIQQLQNKEIELKKAAAKGSKAEQKAKKKQVEEEVSKLSTELKEQHAKELAELGYADSNGAAKGNLDNLVKAIAGVSVSAQPDSSKPSKSVKRREKRAQQEAAREQRIQEEQQSIVNDRVIENEKLEKKLGLLGLTVNEIKPDGHCLYRAVEDQLARLSGGPPLYTYLELRELVSSYMREHATDFIPFFLSETDIEGDSVTDRFETYCKEVESTAAWGGQLELQAMSHFLKRHIMIYSGSFPDVEMGKEYKKSNDEMHPLDSSIKLSYHKHAYGLGEHYNSVIPT; encoded by the exons ATGGAAGACCCACAAGGTACAGAGAGTGTCTTGGCAGATAAATTGCCTGAAAATGTTCcagaaaagaaagaggagaCTCGGGATGATATGCTTTCGAGGCACAG AAAGGAGATACAGCAGCTGCAGAACAAGGAAATTGAGCTGAAGAAGGCTGCTGCAAAAGGTAGCAAAGCTGAACAGAAAGCAAAGAAGAAGCAGGTGGAAGAAGAGGTTTCCAAACTCTCTACTGAGCTCAAAGAGCAACATGCAAAGGAACTCGCAGAGTTGGGATATGCTGATAGCAATGGAGCAGCAAAGGGCAATCTCGACAATCTTGTGAAGGCCATAGCAGGAGTCTCTGTCTCCGCCCAGCCTGACAGCTCGAAGCCCAGCAAGAGCGTCAAGAGGCGCGAGAAGAGAGCCCAGCAGGAGGCTGCAAGAGAGCAGAGGATACAGGAGGAGCAACAGAGCATAGTGAATGATCGGGTAATCGAGAACGAGAAGTTGGAGAAGAAGCTGGGACTGCTGGGCCTGACCGTGAATGAGATAAAGCCTGACGGCCACTGCCTCTACCGGGCTGTCGAGGACCAGCTGGCCCGACTCTCCGGTGGGCCTCCTCTCTACACATACCTAGAGCTCCGGGAACTGGTGTCTTCCTACATGAGGGAACACGCCACCGATTTCATCCCATTCTTCCTGTCAGAGACTGACATAGAAGGAGACTCCGTAACAGACAGGTTTGAAACTTACTGCAAGGAAGTGGAATCAACTGCCGCTTGGGGAGGACAGCTCGAGCTCCAGGCGATGAGCCACTTCCTCAAGAGGCATATCATGATCTACTCGGGTTCATTTCCTGACGTAGAGATGGGCAAGGAGTACAAGAAGTCCAATGATGAGATGCACCCATTGGATTCGAGCATCAAGTTGTCTTACCACAAGCATGCATATGGACTCGGGGAACATTACAATTCAGTCATCCCGACTTGA
- the LOC116189016 gene encoding BTB/POZ domain-containing protein At1g03010-like isoform X3, giving the protein MGVVTIGELSLKPGISGKIRTFRPSSSVQHATEWPISDVSSDLTIEVGTSNFALHKFPLVSRSGRIRKLLLESKDAKISRVSLPAVPGGPEAFELAAKFCYGINIEITLSNIAMLRCVAHYLEMTEEFSDKNLETRTEAYLKNSVLPDIANSISVLHHCESLLPVSEEINLVPRLISAIANIACKEQLTSGLSKLEHKQVLAIEPETPLNWWGKSLAVLSLDFFQRVLSAVKSKGLKQDMISKILINYAQNSLQGLFVRDPQLGKGSSLMDVELQKKQRLIVEAIVGLLPTQSRKSLVPMAFLSSLLKTAIVSSASTSCRSDLERRIGLQLDQAILEDILIPINPNHGTHHSTIMYDTDSVLRIFSIFLNLDDDYDDEDTHTLPRDESEMAYDFDSPGSPKQSSIIKVSKLLDNYLAEIALESNLLQSKFIALAELLPDHARVVSDGLYRAVDIFLKVHPNLKDTERYRLCKTIDCQKLSQEACSHAAQNERLPVQMAVQVLYFEQIRLRNAMNGAGGGGGSHNQFLFGAVHGQFQQRSASGAGSGAISPRDNYASVRRENRELKLEVARMRMRLTDLEKDHVSMKQELIKPHQGNKIFRSFAKKLSKLNSLFRLNGIRPLIGGKPSSEPRLPFQKRRRHSVS; this is encoded by the exons ATGGGAGTTGTTACGATCGGTGAATTGAGTTTGAAGCCCGGCATTTCAGGGAAGATCAGGACATTCCGGCCGAGTTCTAGTGTCCAGCACGCCACCGAATG GCCGATCTCTGATGTTTCGAGCGATCTCACTATCGAAGTCGGGACTTCGAACTTTGCTCTCCACAAA TTCCCGCTTGTCTCTCGGAGTGGAAGGATCCGGAAACTGTTATTAGAATCGAAAGATGCAAAGATCTCAAGGGTAAGTCTCCCGGCAGTCCCGGGCGGACCAGAGGCATTCGAGCTTGCTGCAAAATTCTGCTATGGGATCAACATAGAGATCACACTATCAAACATTGCCATGTTACGTTGTGTGGCACATTACCTAGAAATGACCGAGGAGTTCTCGGACAAGAACCTCGAAACCCGAACCGAAGCATACCTAAAGAACTCCGTGTTGCCAGATATAGCAAATTCTATATCAGTCCTCCATCATTGCGAATCTCTCTTGCCCGTGTCTGAGGAAATTAACCTCGTCCCGAGGCTGATTAGTGCGATAGCAAATATCGCTTGCAAGGAGCAGCTGACTTCGGGTTTGTCCAAACTCGAGCACAAACAGGTCCTGGCCATAGAACCAGAAACGCCATTGAACTGGTGGGGGAAGTCCCTTGCGGTGCTAAGCCTCGATTTCTTCCAGCGGGTCCTCTCGGCGGTTAAATCGAAGGGCCTAAAGCAGGACATGATCAGCAAGATCCTGATCAACTATGCCCAGAACTCTCTTCAGGGTCTCTTTGTGAGGGACCCGCAATTGGGCAAAGGAAGCAGCCTCATGGACGTGGAGCTGCAAAAAAAGCAAAGGCTCATTGTGGAGGCGATCGTTGGCCTGTTGCCGACCCAGTCCCGGAAAAGCCTGGTCCCGATGGCATTCTTATCGAGCCTGCTCAAGACCGCTATCGTGTCCTCGGCCTCCACCTCCTGCAGGTCAGACCTGGAGAGGCGGATTGGTCTCCAGCTTGATCAGGCAATCCTAGAGGACATCCTCATTCCCATAAACCCGAACCACGGGACACACCACAGTACCATTATGTATGACACGGACTCGGTCCTCAGGATCTTCTCAATTTTCCTCAACTTGGATGATGACTACGATGACGAGGACACTCATACTCTCCCAAGGGATGAGAGTGAGATGGCCTATGATTTCGATAGCCCTGGGTCCCCGAAGCAGAGCTCGATCATTAAGGTATCGAAACTATTGGACAATTATCTGGCAGAAATTGCTCTTGAATCGAATCTCCTACAGTCCAAGTTCATTGCACTAGCAGAGCTACTCCCAGACCATGCTCGAGTTGTGAGCGATGGGCTTTATCGGGCGGTCGATATCTTCCTGAAA GTTCATCCGAATCTTAAGGACACGGAGCGGTACAGGCTCTGCAAGACCATCGACTGCCAGAAACTGTCCCAGGAAGCCTGTAGTCATGCAGCGCAGAACGAGAGGTTACCAGTGCAAATGGCAGTGCAAGTCCTATACTTCGAGCAAATCCGCCTCCGGAACGCAATGAACGGGGCAGGTGGAGGAGGTGGCAGCCACAACCAGTTCCTCTTTGGGGCGGTTCATGGGCAGTTTCAGCAGCGGTCAGCCAGCGGGGCTGGCAGCGGGGCAATATCCCCAAGGGACAACTATGCATCAGTGAGGCGGGAGAACCGGGAGCTTAAGCTCGAGGTCGCGAGGATGAGAATGAGACTGACCGACTTGGAGAAGGACCACGTCTCGATGAAGCAGGAGCTCATCAAGCCCCACCAAGGGAACAAGATATTCAGGTCGTTCGCGAAAAAATTGAGCAAGCTTAACTCGCTGTTCCGATTGAACGGGATCAGGCCCCTAATTGGAGGGAAGCCGAGTTCCGAGCCTCGGCTCCCATTCCAAAAGCGCAGGCGTCACTCCGTCTCATGA
- the LOC116189016 gene encoding BTB/POZ domain-containing protein At1g03010-like isoform X2: MVALTKITEMASSLVLEAYSSKSCCMVLELFASADMPISDVSSDLTIEVGTSNFALHKFPLVSRSGRIRKLLLESKDAKISRVSLPAVPGGPEAFELAAKFCYGINIEITLSNIAMLRCVAHYLEMTEEFSDKNLETRTEAYLKNSVLPDIANSISVLHHCESLLPVSEEINLVPRLISAIANIACKEQLTSGLSKLEHKQVLAIEPETPLNWWGKSLAVLSLDFFQRVLSAVKSKGLKQDMISKILINYAQNSLQGLFVRDPQLGKGSSLMDVELQKKQRLIVEAIVGLLPTQSRKSLVPMAFLSSLLKTAIVSSASTSCRSDLERRIGLQLDQAILEDILIPINPNHGTHHSTIMYDTDSVLRIFSIFLNLDDDYDDEDTHTLPRDESEMAYDFDSPGSPKQSSIIKVSKLLDNYLAEIALESNLLQSKFIALAELLPDHARVVSDGLYRAVDIFLKVHPNLKDTERYRLCKTIDCQKLSQEACSHAAQNERLPVQMAVQVLYFEQIRLRNAMNGAGGGGGSHNQFLFGAVHGQFQQRSASGAGSGAISPRDNYASVRRENRELKLEVARMRMRLTDLEKDHVSMKQELIKPHQGNKIFRSFAKKLSKLNSLFRLNGIRPLIGGKPSSEPRLPFQKRRRHSVS; this comes from the exons ATGGTAGCTTTAACTAAAATCACAGAAATGGCCTCGAGTTTGGTGCTTGAGGCCTACAGCAGCAAAAGTTGCTGCAtggttcttgagctatttgcATCCGCGGACAT GCCGATCTCTGATGTTTCGAGCGATCTCACTATCGAAGTCGGGACTTCGAACTTTGCTCTCCACAAA TTCCCGCTTGTCTCTCGGAGTGGAAGGATCCGGAAACTGTTATTAGAATCGAAAGATGCAAAGATCTCAAGGGTAAGTCTCCCGGCAGTCCCGGGCGGACCAGAGGCATTCGAGCTTGCTGCAAAATTCTGCTATGGGATCAACATAGAGATCACACTATCAAACATTGCCATGTTACGTTGTGTGGCACATTACCTAGAAATGACCGAGGAGTTCTCGGACAAGAACCTCGAAACCCGAACCGAAGCATACCTAAAGAACTCCGTGTTGCCAGATATAGCAAATTCTATATCAGTCCTCCATCATTGCGAATCTCTCTTGCCCGTGTCTGAGGAAATTAACCTCGTCCCGAGGCTGATTAGTGCGATAGCAAATATCGCTTGCAAGGAGCAGCTGACTTCGGGTTTGTCCAAACTCGAGCACAAACAGGTCCTGGCCATAGAACCAGAAACGCCATTGAACTGGTGGGGGAAGTCCCTTGCGGTGCTAAGCCTCGATTTCTTCCAGCGGGTCCTCTCGGCGGTTAAATCGAAGGGCCTAAAGCAGGACATGATCAGCAAGATCCTGATCAACTATGCCCAGAACTCTCTTCAGGGTCTCTTTGTGAGGGACCCGCAATTGGGCAAAGGAAGCAGCCTCATGGACGTGGAGCTGCAAAAAAAGCAAAGGCTCATTGTGGAGGCGATCGTTGGCCTGTTGCCGACCCAGTCCCGGAAAAGCCTGGTCCCGATGGCATTCTTATCGAGCCTGCTCAAGACCGCTATCGTGTCCTCGGCCTCCACCTCCTGCAGGTCAGACCTGGAGAGGCGGATTGGTCTCCAGCTTGATCAGGCAATCCTAGAGGACATCCTCATTCCCATAAACCCGAACCACGGGACACACCACAGTACCATTATGTATGACACGGACTCGGTCCTCAGGATCTTCTCAATTTTCCTCAACTTGGATGATGACTACGATGACGAGGACACTCATACTCTCCCAAGGGATGAGAGTGAGATGGCCTATGATTTCGATAGCCCTGGGTCCCCGAAGCAGAGCTCGATCATTAAGGTATCGAAACTATTGGACAATTATCTGGCAGAAATTGCTCTTGAATCGAATCTCCTACAGTCCAAGTTCATTGCACTAGCAGAGCTACTCCCAGACCATGCTCGAGTTGTGAGCGATGGGCTTTATCGGGCGGTCGATATCTTCCTGAAA GTTCATCCGAATCTTAAGGACACGGAGCGGTACAGGCTCTGCAAGACCATCGACTGCCAGAAACTGTCCCAGGAAGCCTGTAGTCATGCAGCGCAGAACGAGAGGTTACCAGTGCAAATGGCAGTGCAAGTCCTATACTTCGAGCAAATCCGCCTCCGGAACGCAATGAACGGGGCAGGTGGAGGAGGTGGCAGCCACAACCAGTTCCTCTTTGGGGCGGTTCATGGGCAGTTTCAGCAGCGGTCAGCCAGCGGGGCTGGCAGCGGGGCAATATCCCCAAGGGACAACTATGCATCAGTGAGGCGGGAGAACCGGGAGCTTAAGCTCGAGGTCGCGAGGATGAGAATGAGACTGACCGACTTGGAGAAGGACCACGTCTCGATGAAGCAGGAGCTCATCAAGCCCCACCAAGGGAACAAGATATTCAGGTCGTTCGCGAAAAAATTGAGCAAGCTTAACTCGCTGTTCCGATTGAACGGGATCAGGCCCCTAATTGGAGGGAAGCCGAGTTCCGAGCCTCGGCTCCCATTCCAAAAGCGCAGGCGTCACTCCGTCTCATGA